One region of Leptospira bandrabouensis genomic DNA includes:
- a CDS encoding 4Fe-4S dicluster domain-containing protein, whose protein sequence is MKRKDLFREGFKSVFQFTFTKADELTEVIKEVWEEEKTPKQKGKQKAISPSSKEKLPPKPTTVRKRKTRMFQTLSLPPGASPDFFSRCTGCNECIFACPYAVLFPVTAGEEGKIFPHLDPNAKACHLCTDWPCISVCPEEALLPYELSGEKPNFGKAKAITEHCINEKTGESTCNACFVTCPIEKTVKFKGNLPVFASSSCTGCGLCVESCPSFPKAIQIKFKKQ, encoded by the coding sequence ATGAAACGAAAAGACCTATTCCGAGAGGGATTTAAATCTGTTTTTCAGTTTACCTTTACGAAGGCAGATGAACTCACCGAGGTGATCAAAGAAGTTTGGGAAGAAGAAAAAACTCCCAAACAAAAAGGAAAACAAAAGGCAATTTCTCCATCTAGCAAGGAAAAGTTGCCCCCAAAACCAACAACTGTCCGGAAACGTAAAACCAGAATGTTCCAGACATTATCCCTACCTCCTGGTGCTTCTCCTGATTTTTTTTCCCGTTGTACAGGTTGTAATGAATGTATTTTTGCCTGTCCTTATGCCGTCTTATTCCCTGTTACAGCAGGGGAAGAAGGAAAAATATTTCCACATTTGGATCCTAACGCAAAAGCCTGTCATCTATGCACTGACTGGCCCTGCATTAGTGTTTGTCCTGAAGAGGCACTCTTACCGTACGAACTGTCCGGTGAAAAACCAAATTTTGGTAAGGCGAAAGCCATCACAGAACATTGCATTAACGAAAAAACAGGTGAATCCACTTGTAATGCGTGTTTTGTTACCTGCCCAATTGAAAAAACAGTGAAATTTAAAGGGAATTTGCCTGTTTTTGCCTCATCTTCTTGTACGGGTTGCGGGTTATGCGTTGAATCTTGTCCAAGTTTTCCGAAAGCAATTCAGATTAAATTCAAAAAACAATAA